In Bradyrhizobium sp. 1(2017), one DNA window encodes the following:
- a CDS encoding acetate--CoA ligase family protein, which yields MSNSKDAVRKVLDQVKADNRTSLTAPEGKLVCDAYGIPVPKEGVAKSAGEAGKMASSMGFPVVMKIVSPDILHKTEAGGVIVGLKTAEEAEKAYETILGNAKKYKSDAKIEGVQVQQMLAGGTEVIVGSITDGSFGKLVAFGLGGVLVEVLKDITFRLAPATKEDALSMLDGIQAHEILKGVRGGEPVNRTALADVIVKVSQLVTDFPEIVELDLNPVFATPKGATAADVRIVVDFAYVPKPKPRPTEEIVAAMNRIMQPKAVAVVGASAEDGKIGNSVMKNLINGGYKGDIYPIHPKAAEILGYKAYKSVKDVPGVIDVAVFAIPAKFVAAALTECGEKKIPGAVLIPSGFAEAGAPELQAEIVEVGKKYDIRLMGPNIYGFYYTPANLCATFCTAYDVKGHAALSSQSGGIGMAIIGFSRSAKMGVSAIVGLGNKSDIDEDDLLAFFEQDPNTNLIAQHCEDLKDGRAFAEAAKRVSKKKPVVVLKAGRTSAGAKAASSHTGALAGNDKIYEDVLAQSGVIRARSLRQLLEFARGVPVLPTPKGENVLIITGAGGSGVLLSDSCVDNGLSLMSMPPDLDAAFRKFIPPFGAAGNPVDITGGEPPITYVNTVKLGLSDERIHSLILGYWHTIVTPPMVFARNMVEVKKEMEAKGFVKPMVASLAGDVEVEEAAEYLYQNGIPAYAYSTELPVEVLGAKYKWARGAGLL from the coding sequence ATGTCCAATTCCAAAGATGCCGTCCGCAAGGTGCTTGACCAGGTCAAGGCGGACAACCGCACCAGCCTGACGGCGCCGGAAGGCAAGCTGGTCTGCGACGCCTATGGCATTCCGGTGCCGAAGGAAGGCGTGGCGAAGTCGGCCGGCGAGGCCGGCAAGATGGCCTCGTCGATGGGCTTCCCGGTCGTGATGAAGATCGTCTCGCCGGACATTCTCCACAAGACCGAAGCCGGCGGCGTCATCGTCGGCCTCAAGACGGCCGAGGAGGCCGAGAAGGCCTATGAGACCATTCTTGGCAACGCCAAGAAATACAAGTCCGACGCCAAGATCGAGGGCGTCCAGGTGCAGCAGATGCTGGCCGGCGGCACCGAAGTCATCGTCGGCTCGATCACCGACGGCTCGTTCGGCAAGCTGGTCGCCTTCGGCCTCGGCGGCGTGCTGGTCGAAGTCCTCAAGGATATCACCTTCCGCCTCGCGCCCGCGACCAAGGAGGATGCGCTTTCGATGCTCGACGGCATCCAGGCGCATGAGATCCTGAAGGGCGTTCGCGGCGGGGAACCCGTGAACCGTACCGCGCTCGCCGACGTCATCGTCAAGGTCTCGCAGCTCGTCACCGATTTCCCCGAAATCGTCGAGCTCGACCTCAACCCGGTGTTCGCGACGCCGAAGGGCGCGACCGCCGCCGACGTCCGCATCGTCGTCGACTTCGCCTATGTTCCCAAGCCGAAGCCGCGCCCGACCGAAGAGATCGTGGCGGCGATGAACCGCATCATGCAGCCGAAGGCCGTCGCCGTGGTCGGCGCCTCCGCCGAGGACGGCAAGATCGGCAACTCCGTGATGAAGAACCTGATCAACGGCGGCTACAAGGGCGATATCTATCCGATCCATCCCAAGGCTGCCGAGATCCTCGGCTACAAGGCCTATAAGAGCGTCAAGGACGTGCCGGGTGTGATCGACGTCGCGGTGTTCGCGATCCCCGCGAAATTCGTGGCCGCAGCGCTCACCGAATGCGGCGAGAAGAAGATCCCGGGCGCGGTGCTGATCCCGTCGGGCTTCGCGGAAGCCGGCGCACCGGAACTGCAGGCCGAGATCGTCGAGGTCGGCAAGAAGTACGACATCCGCCTGATGGGACCCAACATCTACGGCTTCTACTATACGCCCGCCAACCTCTGTGCGACCTTCTGCACCGCCTACGACGTCAAGGGCCACGCGGCGCTGTCGTCGCAGTCGGGCGGCATCGGCATGGCCATCATCGGCTTCTCGCGCTCGGCCAAGATGGGCGTCTCCGCGATCGTCGGTCTCGGCAACAAGTCCGACATCGACGAGGACGATCTCCTCGCCTTCTTCGAGCAAGATCCCAACACCAATCTGATCGCGCAGCACTGCGAAGACCTCAAGGACGGCCGCGCCTTCGCGGAAGCGGCCAAGCGCGTCTCCAAGAAGAAGCCTGTCGTCGTGCTCAAGGCCGGCCGCACCTCGGCCGGCGCCAAGGCGGCCTCGTCGCACACCGGCGCGCTCGCCGGTAACGACAAGATCTACGAGGATGTCCTGGCGCAGTCGGGCGTGATCCGCGCCCGCTCGCTGCGGCAGCTGCTCGAATTCGCCCGCGGCGTGCCGGTGCTGCCGACGCCGAAGGGCGAGAACGTGCTGATCATCACCGGCGCCGGCGGCTCGGGCGTGCTGCTGTCGGACTCCTGCGTCGACAACGGCCTGTCGCTGATGTCGATGCCGCCGGACCTCGACGCGGCCTTCCGCAAGTTCATCCCGCCGTTTGGTGCGGCTGGAAATCCTGTGGATATCACCGGCGGCGAGCCGCCGATCACCTACGTCAACACGGTGAAGCTCGGCCTCTCGGATGAGCGTATCCATTCGCTGATCCTCGGTTACTGGCACACCATCGTCACCCCGCCGATGGTGTTCGCCCGCAACATGGTCGAGGTGAAGAAGGAGATGGAGGCCAAGGGTTTCGTGAAGCCCATGGTCGCCTCGCTCGCCGGCGACGTCGAGGTCGAGGAAGCCGCCGAATATCTCTACCAGAACGGCATCCCGGCCTACGCCTATTCGACCGAGCTCCCGGTCGAGGTGCTGGGCGCCAAGTACAAGTGGGCGCGCGGGGCAGGGTTGCTCTGA
- a CDS encoding IclR family transcriptional regulator, producing MSKNVIRRKSPEPRSSSEADHDARDGGVQSVDRALSIIETLAEDDEGYRLSDLAVRTGLSASTVHRLLATLESRRFVQFDRAESKWHVGVRSFTVGASFARRRNFSAQAIPYLRKLRDLTRETANLAVVDDEFIIVLTRMESREIMRSLTQVGGRVAMVTSGVGKAVLATYSDEDVGAVIRHHGMPRLTEKSIVRPSDLFKELEKIRKQGFAIDDEEAQIGLRCVAAVVYNALAEPLAAISVSGMTSRVTDERLPEIGQIVRDVAAELTVALGGVIPTPR from the coding sequence ATGAGCAAGAACGTGATCCGGCGCAAATCACCTGAGCCCCGATCTTCATCGGAGGCCGACCACGACGCGCGCGATGGCGGCGTGCAGTCGGTCGACCGCGCGCTGTCGATCATCGAAACGCTGGCCGAGGACGACGAAGGCTATCGCCTCAGCGATCTTGCCGTCCGCACCGGCCTGTCAGCCTCCACCGTGCACCGCCTGCTGGCGACGCTGGAAAGCCGCCGCTTTGTGCAGTTCGACCGTGCCGAATCCAAATGGCATGTCGGCGTGCGCAGCTTCACGGTCGGTGCGAGCTTCGCGCGGCGGCGTAATTTCTCCGCGCAGGCGATCCCCTACTTGCGCAAGCTGCGTGATCTCACCCGCGAGACCGCCAATCTCGCCGTGGTCGACGACGAGTTCATCATCGTGCTGACCCGCATGGAAAGCCGCGAGATCATGCGCTCGCTGACCCAGGTCGGCGGCCGCGTCGCCATGGTGACGTCGGGGGTCGGCAAGGCGGTGCTCGCGACCTATTCGGACGAGGACGTCGGCGCGGTTATCCGCCATCACGGCATGCCCCGCCTGACCGAGAAGTCGATCGTGCGGCCGAGCGACCTGTTCAAGGAGCTCGAAAAGATCCGCAAGCAGGGCTTTGCAATCGACGACGAGGAGGCGCAGATCGGCCTGCGCTGTGTGGCTGCCGTGGTATACAACGCTCTTGCCGAACCGCTTGCCGCGATCTCCGTATCCGGCATGACCAGCCGCGTCACCGACGAACGATTGCCGGAAATCGGGCAAATCGTGCGCGATGTCGCCGCCGAGCTGACGGTTGCGCTTGGCGGGGTGATCCCGACGCCCCGCTAA